One segment of Porticoccus hydrocarbonoclasticus MCTG13d DNA contains the following:
- the nirB gene encoding nitrite reductase large subunit NirB, translated as MLKIVVIGNGMVGHHYVEQLAGSGVTAKITVLGAEPRPAYDRVHLSEYFAGRKPEELALTTREHYKSIGVDAYFGDAVATIDREAKTVTTEGGRSFRYDKLVLATGSYPFVPPIPGADLPDCLVYRTIDDLGMIQARSKKAKVGVVVGGGLLGLEAANALQNLGLKTHVVEFAPGLMGVQLDNGGSAMLRRKIEALDVQVHTNKATQTISATGGKDTRLVMNFADGETLATDVIVFSAGIRPSDQLARDCGLEVGPRGGITIDYHCRTSDSDIFAIGECALYGGMIFGLVAPGYRMAEVAVSQLTGEHSAFQGADMSTKLKLLGVDVGSIGDSHGKTPGAIAYTFSDEREEVYKRLIVSADGKSALGAVLVGDCSDYDTLLQYYLNGIELPANPETMILPASEGGAPLLGAAALPATATICSCHNVSKGDIISAIDGGCCSLADVKSCTAASTGCGGCAALLKNIVDDEMAARGMEVNKSICEHFQFTRQELFHIIKVESIKSFEDLIKHHGSGRGCEICKPTVASILASLWNDYILEEKHVGLQDTNDTFLANMQKNGTYSVVPRVPGGEITPEKLIVLGKVGKKYNLYTKITGGQRIDLFGARVDQLPDIWKELIDAGFETGHAYGKALRTVKSCVGSTWCRYGVQDSVSMAIYIEDRYKGLRSPHKIKSAVSGCTRECAEAQSKDFGVIATEHGWNLYLCGNGGMKPRHADLFATDLDDETLIKYIDRFLMFYVRTADRLQRTSVWLDNLEGGLDYLKEVVIDDRLGICAELEEQMISIVGTYQCEWKTTIEDPEKLKRFRQFVNADAADERVVFVQERGQPRPATEEETDQLLAKSA; from the coding sequence ATGTTGAAAATTGTCGTTATAGGAAATGGAATGGTGGGCCACCACTACGTGGAACAACTGGCCGGATCCGGCGTTACCGCCAAAATCACCGTGCTCGGGGCTGAACCCCGCCCCGCTTACGACCGGGTTCACCTGTCGGAATACTTCGCAGGCCGGAAACCGGAAGAGCTGGCACTGACTACCCGCGAGCATTACAAATCCATCGGCGTGGATGCCTACTTCGGCGATGCCGTGGCAACCATTGACCGGGAAGCCAAAACAGTCACCACCGAGGGTGGCCGCAGCTTCCGTTACGACAAACTGGTACTGGCCACCGGCTCCTACCCCTTTGTACCGCCGATTCCCGGGGCCGACCTGCCCGACTGTCTGGTGTATCGCACCATCGACGATCTCGGCATGATTCAGGCCAGAAGCAAGAAGGCCAAAGTCGGCGTCGTGGTCGGCGGTGGCCTGCTGGGTCTGGAGGCGGCCAATGCCCTCCAGAATCTCGGCCTGAAAACCCACGTAGTGGAATTTGCCCCCGGCCTGATGGGTGTGCAGCTCGACAATGGCGGGAGTGCCATGCTGCGCCGCAAAATCGAAGCACTGGACGTTCAGGTACACACCAATAAAGCGACCCAGACCATTTCAGCAACCGGTGGCAAGGACACCCGCCTGGTGATGAACTTTGCCGATGGCGAAACCCTGGCCACCGATGTGATCGTGTTCTCCGCCGGAATTCGCCCCTCGGACCAGCTGGCCAGAGATTGCGGCCTGGAGGTGGGACCGCGCGGCGGTATCACCATCGACTACCACTGTCGCACCAGTGATTCCGACATTTTTGCGATCGGTGAATGTGCCCTGTATGGCGGCATGATTTTCGGTCTGGTGGCCCCCGGCTACCGCATGGCAGAAGTGGCTGTCAGTCAGTTGACCGGCGAACACAGTGCTTTTCAGGGCGCCGACATGAGCACCAAGCTGAAACTGCTGGGTGTCGACGTGGGTTCCATCGGCGATTCCCACGGTAAAACTCCGGGTGCCATCGCCTATACCTTCAGTGACGAACGCGAGGAAGTCTACAAACGCCTGATTGTCAGCGCAGACGGCAAGAGCGCTCTGGGCGCAGTACTGGTGGGCGACTGCTCAGACTACGACACCCTGTTGCAGTATTACCTCAACGGCATCGAACTGCCCGCCAACCCAGAAACCATGATTCTGCCCGCCAGCGAGGGTGGCGCACCACTGCTCGGCGCGGCGGCCCTGCCCGCCACGGCGACGATCTGCTCCTGCCACAATGTCAGCAAGGGCGACATCATCAGCGCCATCGACGGCGGTTGCTGCTCGCTGGCGGATGTGAAGTCCTGCACCGCAGCCAGCACCGGCTGTGGCGGCTGTGCCGCGCTGCTGAAAAATATTGTGGATGACGAAATGGCGGCCCGGGGCATGGAGGTGAACAAGTCCATCTGCGAGCACTTCCAGTTCACCCGCCAGGAGCTGTTCCACATTATTAAAGTGGAATCCATCAAATCCTTCGAGGATCTCATCAAGCACCACGGCAGCGGTCGCGGCTGCGAGATCTGCAAACCGACGGTCGCCTCCATCCTCGCTTCCCTCTGGAATGACTATATTCTCGAAGAGAAGCATGTGGGCCTGCAGGACACCAACGACACCTTTCTGGCCAATATGCAGAAAAACGGCACCTATTCCGTGGTGCCGCGGGTGCCGGGCGGCGAAATTACCCCGGAGAAACTGATTGTGCTCGGCAAGGTGGGCAAAAAATACAACCTCTACACCAAGATTACCGGCGGGCAGCGGATCGACCTGTTTGGCGCCAGAGTAGATCAGTTGCCGGACATCTGGAAAGAACTGATCGACGCCGGCTTTGAAACCGGTCACGCCTACGGCAAGGCCCTGCGCACCGTCAAATCCTGTGTCGGCAGCACCTGGTGCCGCTACGGGGTACAGGACAGCGTCAGCATGGCGATCTACATCGAGGACCGCTACAAGGGTCTGCGTTCCCCCCACAAGATCAAGTCGGCAGTTTCCGGCTGTACCCGGGAATGTGCCGAGGCGCAATCCAAGGACTTCGGGGTAATTGCCACCGAGCACGGCTGGAACCTCTACCTGTGCGGCAATGGCGGCATGAAACCTCGCCACGCCGATCTGTTCGCCACCGACCTGGATGACGAAACTCTGATCAAGTACATCGACCGCTTCCTGATGTTCTATGTACGCACCGCCGACCGTCTGCAGCGTACCTCGGTGTGGCTGGACAATCTGGAGGGTGGTCTCGACTATCTGAAGGAGGTGGTCATCGACGACCGGCTGGGTATCTGTGCCGAACTGGAGGAACAGATGATCAGCATTGTCGGCACTTACCAGTGCGAGTGGAAAACCACCATTGAAGACCCGGAAAAACTCAAACGCTTCCGCCAGTTCGTCAACGCTGATGCGGCGGATGAACGGGTTGTGTTCGTGCAGGAGCGTGGCCAACCGCGGCCGGCCACCGAAGAGGAAACCGACCAACTGTTGGCCAAATCGGCGTAA
- a CDS encoding ABC transporter permease, with protein MLRFILSRLLQAIPVLLVVITATFLLVRCAPGGPFSAEKAVPPEVVRALEAQYRLDQPVWQQYLSYLGDLAQGEFGPSFRYPGRTVNELIAGGLPITAELAFYAMLVAILIGVCAGVIAALRPNTPQDYLPMSAAMLGICMPSFLMGPLLVLIFGIWLEWLPVSGWGELAGDKLLPAITLGTGYAAYIARLSRGGMLEVMSQDYIRTARAKGLPERVVVLKHALRGGLIPVVAFLGPAFAGLLSGSFVVETIFQIPGLGRFYVQAAFNRDYTMILGTTVFFAALIVLFNLLSDIVAVWINPKLRHQLSRSR; from the coding sequence ATGTTGCGCTTTATTCTGAGTCGGTTATTACAGGCCATTCCGGTATTACTGGTGGTTATCACTGCCACTTTCCTGTTGGTGAGATGTGCACCGGGCGGCCCGTTCAGCGCGGAAAAGGCAGTGCCGCCGGAAGTGGTCAGGGCGCTGGAGGCTCAGTACCGGCTCGACCAACCCGTCTGGCAACAATACTTGAGCTACCTGGGCGATCTCGCCCAGGGGGAATTTGGGCCCTCCTTCCGCTATCCGGGGCGAACTGTCAACGAGTTGATTGCCGGGGGGTTGCCCATCACTGCCGAACTGGCATTTTATGCCATGTTGGTGGCTATCCTGATCGGCGTCTGTGCCGGGGTGATAGCGGCACTGCGACCCAATACCCCCCAGGATTACCTGCCCATGTCGGCGGCCATGCTGGGTATCTGCATGCCCTCTTTTCTGATGGGGCCGTTGCTGGTGCTGATCTTTGGCATCTGGCTGGAATGGCTGCCGGTATCCGGTTGGGGGGAGCTCGCCGGTGACAAGCTATTGCCGGCGATTACCCTCGGTACCGGTTACGCCGCCTATATTGCCAGACTGAGTCGCGGCGGCATGCTGGAGGTCATGTCCCAGGACTATATTCGCACCGCCCGGGCCAAAGGTCTGCCAGAACGGGTGGTGGTACTGAAACATGCCCTGCGCGGCGGACTGATACCCGTGGTGGCCTTTCTCGGCCCGGCGTTTGCGGGACTGCTGAGCGGTTCCTTTGTGGTCGAAACCATCTTCCAGATCCCCGGGCTCGGTCGGTTTTATGTGCAGGCGGCCTTCAACCGTGACTACACCATGATTCTCGGCACAACGGTCTTTTTCGCGGCGCTTATCGTCCTGTTTAATCTGTTATCCGATATTGTTGCCGTGTGGATCAATCCAAAATTGCGCCACCAACTGAGCAGGTCCCGCTGA
- a CDS encoding ABC transporter ATP-binding protein, protein MTLLNVDNLNVHFHTRAGVMKAVDGVSFSVDQGEILAIVGESGSGKSVTCYSLLNLIPQPPGKIESGIALFEGRDLLSMQPDTLRRIRGNEIGIIFQDPMTSLNPYLTVGEQLIEPLLYHRNLNRQQALKRAVTMLDEVGIADPETRIHSYPHEFSGGMRQRVMIAMAMIAEPKLLICDEPTTALDVTIQAQILSLIKALQKRRNIAVIFISHDLAVVAGLADRVAVMKEGRIVETGPVNDIFQKPRSGYTRTLLASIPSGSKPHPSQPSDQPLLLIDRLTTCFADNSGGWLSRQKADKKAVNEVSLTIQRGEILGLVGESGSGKSTLGRSILQLVPVTSGTVIFDGTDLVGLRQKRMTPLRRRMQMIFQDPYASLNPRMTVFDCLAEPLLYHGLATRKTVTAQVLALMDDVGLARAAIRKYPHEFSGGQRQRIAIGRAIATKPELIIADEPVSALDVTIQAQILALILALVEKHNLTMLFISHDLSVVRYIADRIAVMHHGELVEIAETETLFANPGHDYSRKLLSAIPALSTNPARSTRPPRELA, encoded by the coding sequence ATGACACTTTTAAATGTTGATAACCTGAACGTCCATTTCCACACCCGTGCGGGGGTAATGAAGGCTGTGGACGGTGTCAGTTTTTCCGTGGATCAAGGGGAAATACTGGCCATCGTGGGTGAATCCGGCTCAGGCAAATCAGTGACCTGTTACAGCCTGCTGAACTTGATACCCCAACCACCGGGAAAAATTGAGTCGGGGATTGCACTGTTTGAAGGCCGTGACTTGCTGAGCATGCAACCGGACACTCTGCGCCGGATCAGAGGCAACGAAATCGGAATCATTTTTCAGGATCCCATGACATCGCTAAACCCCTACCTGACTGTGGGCGAACAGCTGATTGAACCACTCTTATACCATCGAAACCTGAACCGTCAGCAGGCCCTGAAACGCGCTGTAACGATGCTCGATGAAGTGGGTATTGCCGACCCAGAAACGCGTATTCACAGCTACCCGCACGAATTCTCGGGAGGGATGCGCCAACGGGTAATGATCGCGATGGCGATGATTGCCGAACCGAAACTGCTGATCTGTGATGAACCGACCACCGCGCTCGATGTGACCATACAGGCCCAGATCCTCTCCCTGATCAAGGCACTGCAAAAGCGGCGCAATATCGCCGTCATTTTTATCAGCCACGACCTGGCTGTCGTGGCCGGTCTGGCGGACCGGGTGGCCGTGATGAAGGAAGGCAGAATCGTTGAGACAGGGCCGGTCAACGATATTTTCCAGAAACCCCGTTCAGGCTATACCAGGACATTACTGGCATCGATTCCGTCGGGCAGCAAACCCCATCCGTCTCAGCCCAGCGATCAACCATTGCTGCTGATTGACCGCTTGACCACCTGTTTCGCGGATAACAGCGGAGGATGGCTCAGCCGACAGAAAGCGGACAAAAAAGCTGTAAACGAGGTATCCCTGACTATTCAGCGCGGCGAGATTCTCGGGCTGGTGGGTGAGTCCGGTTCCGGCAAATCGACACTGGGCAGATCCATATTGCAGCTGGTGCCGGTGACCAGCGGCACTGTGATATTTGATGGCACGGATCTGGTGGGCCTCCGGCAGAAACGAATGACTCCACTGCGCCGCCGGATGCAGATGATTTTTCAGGACCCCTACGCATCCCTTAACCCTCGCATGACCGTCTTTGACTGCCTCGCAGAACCGCTGCTCTACCACGGCCTGGCAACCCGAAAAACGGTAACGGCACAGGTATTGGCACTGATGGACGATGTGGGACTGGCCAGAGCGGCAATTCGCAAATACCCCCACGAGTTTTCAGGGGGCCAACGACAGCGCATCGCGATTGGCCGGGCCATTGCCACCAAACCGGAACTGATTATCGCCGATGAACCTGTTTCGGCGCTGGACGTGACGATTCAGGCGCAAATACTGGCCTTGATTCTGGCGCTGGTGGAGAAGCACAACCTGACCATGCTGTTTATTTCCCACGATCTGTCCGTAGTGCGCTATATCGCCGACCGTATCGCCGTGATGCATCACGGCGAACTGGTGGAAATTGCCGAGACCGAGACCCTGTTTGCCAATCCCGGGCACGACTACAGCCGCAAACTGCTATCGGCAATACCTGCACTTTCGACAAACCCTGCACGATCGACAAGGCCCCCTAGGGAACTGGCTTAA
- the nirD gene encoding nitrite reductase small subunit NirD, which translates to MNTAENRVSEHPLVICQHEDLIPNSGICALIDGQQVAVFYLPDEAPQVYAIGNWDPIGKANVLSRGVVGDVQGRLVVASPLYKQHYDLTTGQCLENEAVTVPTYTVELVDSQVVFTP; encoded by the coding sequence ATGAATACCGCAGAAAACAGAGTTTCTGAACACCCGCTGGTGATCTGCCAACACGAAGACCTGATACCAAATTCCGGCATCTGTGCACTGATCGACGGCCAGCAGGTGGCCGTTTTTTACCTGCCCGATGAAGCGCCTCAGGTCTATGCCATTGGCAACTGGGATCCCATCGGCAAGGCCAACGTGCTGTCCAGGGGCGTGGTTGGCGATGTACAGGGCAGACTGGTGGTCGCTTCACCGCTCTACAAACAGCACTATGATCTGACCACTGGCCAGTGCCTGGAAAACGAAGCCGTGACGGTGCCCACCTACACCGTTGAACTGGTGGACAGTCAAGTGGTGTTCACCCCCTAG
- a CDS encoding peptide ABC transporter substrate-binding protein has protein sequence MPFLKMVSASLLLSLLVVACSQGESNTTSGNRQGILHLGNGTDPQELDPHIVTGVPEHNILTALLEGLVLKDPSTLEPVPGVATHWDISADGKRYTFQLRDDARWSNGDPVTAGDFAWSWWRALQPSLGNQYAYMLFAIKNAEAYFRQELSDFSAVGINVVDDHTLEVELANPTPYFLQLLDHYSYFPLHRATIEKFGPPDQRGSLWTRPGNFVGNGPFSLTGWQLFKRVVVEKNPHYWDAENVSLNAIHFYPTENITTEERMFRSGQLHRTATVPIDKLAVYRRDHPGLLHTHPYLGNYFYRINTQVPHLSDKRVRRALAMSIDREAIVRQVTKGDELPAYTFTPPDTLGYTAPDGFAYDPARARVLLAEAGYPGGEGFPVTELLFNTSEGHHKIAVAIQQMWYKELGIKVSLHNQDWKVFLNSVDSGNYGIARAGWIGDYVDPNTFLDMWITDGGNNRTGWSSARFDQLILEEAPRTETREERYRLMREAEALLLEDMPIIPIHIYTSKSLVHPALKGLEPNILDYTLYKNLSLDKKPAAELPH, from the coding sequence ATGCCGTTCCTGAAAATGGTCTCTGCCAGCCTCCTGCTCAGCCTGTTGGTAGTGGCCTGCAGTCAGGGGGAGAGCAACACCACCAGTGGCAACCGACAGGGAATACTCCACCTCGGCAATGGCACTGATCCCCAGGAGCTGGACCCGCATATTGTCACGGGGGTTCCCGAACACAATATCCTCACGGCCCTCCTTGAAGGACTTGTACTGAAAGATCCCTCAACACTGGAACCTGTTCCCGGTGTGGCGACCCATTGGGACATAAGCGCCGATGGCAAGCGTTATACATTTCAGCTGCGCGATGACGCGCGCTGGTCAAACGGGGACCCTGTCACAGCCGGGGATTTCGCCTGGTCCTGGTGGCGGGCATTACAGCCCTCGCTCGGCAATCAATACGCTTATATGCTGTTTGCCATCAAAAATGCGGAGGCGTATTTTAGACAGGAGCTGAGTGATTTTTCTGCCGTAGGCATCAATGTTGTCGACGATCATACACTGGAGGTTGAGCTTGCCAACCCAACGCCCTACTTCCTGCAATTGCTCGATCACTACAGTTACTTCCCACTGCACCGCGCCACCATTGAAAAATTTGGCCCGCCCGACCAACGCGGCAGCCTCTGGACCAGGCCCGGCAACTTTGTCGGCAATGGCCCCTTCTCCCTGACCGGATGGCAACTGTTCAAGCGTGTGGTGGTGGAAAAGAATCCCCACTATTGGGATGCTGAAAACGTGTCGCTCAATGCCATCCACTTCTACCCCACGGAAAACATCACCACCGAGGAGCGGATGTTTCGCTCCGGGCAACTGCACCGCACCGCCACCGTGCCGATCGATAAACTGGCGGTCTATCGGCGGGATCATCCAGGGCTGCTGCACACCCATCCGTATCTGGGCAATTATTTCTATCGCATCAATACCCAGGTGCCACACCTCAGCGACAAACGGGTTCGCCGGGCGCTGGCCATGAGTATCGACAGGGAAGCGATTGTCCGGCAGGTGACGAAGGGCGATGAGCTGCCGGCCTACACCTTTACGCCGCCGGATACGCTGGGCTACACCGCCCCCGATGGCTTTGCCTATGACCCGGCACGGGCGCGGGTACTGCTGGCGGAAGCGGGTTACCCCGGTGGCGAAGGTTTTCCGGTTACCGAGTTACTGTTCAACACTTCAGAGGGACACCATAAAATTGCCGTGGCTATCCAACAGATGTGGTACAAGGAGCTGGGTATCAAGGTGAGTCTCCACAATCAGGACTGGAAAGTGTTTCTGAACTCGGTGGACAGTGGAAACTATGGTATTGCCCGCGCCGGCTGGATTGGCGATTACGTGGACCCCAACACCTTTCTCGATATGTGGATAACCGACGGTGGCAATAACCGCACCGGCTGGTCCAGTGCCCGCTTCGACCAGCTGATACTGGAGGAGGCGCCGAGGACAGAGACGCGCGAGGAACGCTATCGACTGATGCGTGAGGCGGAAGCGCTGTTACTGGAGGATATGCCGATTATTCCGATTCACATCTATACCAGCAAAAGTCTGGTGCATCCTGCACTTAAAGGGCTTGAGCCGAATATCCTCGACTACACCCTGTACAAAAACCTGTCTCTCGATAAGAAGCCGGCTGCAGAGTTGCCACACTGA
- a CDS encoding ABC transporter permease — protein sequence MVNPIPAASASEKGTSLWRDGWVRLRKNHLALFGLAVIAFFCVIALLTPWIAPYGYEQQNLQLGASPPSAAHWLGTDIFGRDMLTRIMYGSRVSLLVGFVATGVALVIGVLWGTVAGYAGGRVDAVMMRLVDILYALPFMIFIVLLMVVFGRNILLLFLAIGAVEWLTMARIVRGQVQNLRHQEFIEAAFSMGLSRWIIIRRHLIPNTLGPVIVYTTLTIPNVMLLEAFLSFLGLGIQPPQSSWGLLISHGVESMEEYPWLLIFPGLALSITLFALNFLGDGLRDALDPKASKD from the coding sequence ATGGTAAATCCCATACCAGCAGCATCGGCTTCGGAAAAAGGGACGTCGCTCTGGCGCGATGGCTGGGTGCGGCTGCGCAAAAATCATCTGGCCCTGTTTGGCCTCGCTGTCATAGCCTTCTTCTGTGTCATCGCACTGCTGACACCCTGGATAGCCCCCTACGGCTACGAGCAGCAGAACCTGCAACTGGGGGCCTCACCGCCGTCGGCAGCACACTGGCTGGGCACGGATATCTTTGGCCGGGATATGCTGACCCGCATTATGTACGGCAGTCGCGTCTCTCTACTGGTGGGCTTTGTTGCCACTGGCGTGGCGCTGGTCATCGGCGTGCTCTGGGGTACCGTGGCCGGCTATGCCGGAGGCCGCGTCGATGCTGTGATGATGCGGTTGGTAGATATTCTCTATGCCCTGCCCTTTATGATTTTCATTGTGCTGCTTATGGTGGTATTCGGCCGCAATATTCTGTTGCTGTTCCTGGCGATTGGTGCGGTGGAATGGCTCACCATGGCGCGCATAGTCCGGGGGCAGGTACAGAATCTTCGCCATCAGGAATTTATTGAGGCGGCTTTTTCGATGGGCCTGTCCCGCTGGATCATCATTCGCCGACACCTGATCCCGAATACACTGGGCCCGGTCATTGTCTACACCACCCTGACCATTCCCAATGTGATGCTGCTGGAAGCCTTCCTCAGTTTTCTCGGGCTGGGCATCCAACCACCCCAGAGCTCCTGGGGATTACTGATTTCCCACGGTGTCGAGAGCATGGAGGAATACCCCTGGCTGTTGATATTCCCGGGGCTGGCATTATCCATCACCCTCTTCGCACTCAACTTCCTCGGTGATGGCCTGCGGGATGCCCTGGACCCCAAAGCATCAAAGGATTAG
- a CDS encoding nitrate reductase has translation MSASTSNLETTCPYCGVGCGVSAKLQDDSIIAVSGDKTHPANYGALCVKGSALHETMGDHGRLLYPSVNGQRVDWDTALDTVAERLNEVREEHGPDAIAFYLSGQLLTEDYYVANKLAKGFLGTGNVDTNSRLCMSSAVASYKRAFGADAVPCSYEDLDHCDLLILVGSNAAWTHPVLYRRMAAAKKRNPTMRVVVIDPRRTASCDLADLHLPINPGADGYLFAGLLAWLQQTGASRSEYIAQHTEGYREALEAANAISFAETARLVGLETDVLETFYQWFAETDKTITFYSQGINQSSSGTDKGNAIINCHLATGRIGKVGAGPFSITGQPNAMGGREVGGLANQLAAHMDYNPGDLRTVADFWATDQLCQQPGMKAVDLFDAVADGRIKAIWIMATNPVVSMPDANRVREALQRCETVIVSDCVAATDTTATADILLPATGWGEKNGTVTNSERRISRQRALIKPVGEAKDDWWIMTQVAQRLGFSEAFPYQSARDVFVEHAALSGFKNNGKRIFNISGLSELSEQQYNDLSPIQWPVTAESPAGTARLFTEGGFVTASGKARFIAIAPRLPVQSLNAAYPYALNTGRIRDQWHTMTRTARAQRLLNHIDAPFVLVHPETAHTNELHDGDLAEVRTAHGAVRVGVMLDEGMGKNQLFMPIHWNDQFARQARVCSVIAPLTDPVSGQPEFKFTPAALKKVATPVWAMVVSREPLECDEFIDWSMTPLTDNKGYCYRFAATEGFDWQAFISQQGFTGNCAQYADTEHRDERFICYEGALVQMAIFSHHSLTLMPATSWLQGLLSREITSSPWQLLAGIDMNQPDRGKLICACFEVGEKQILAAIVDGANSTKALGEQLNCGTNCGSCIPELNKLINETLNVDAA, from the coding sequence ATGAGTGCATCCACCTCCAACCTGGAAACCACCTGCCCCTACTGCGGGGTTGGTTGTGGTGTTTCTGCAAAGTTACAGGACGACAGTATCATCGCCGTATCCGGCGACAAAACCCACCCCGCCAATTACGGCGCCCTCTGTGTAAAAGGTTCAGCGCTCCACGAAACCATGGGCGACCACGGCCGGCTGCTCTACCCGTCTGTCAACGGTCAGCGGGTCGACTGGGACACCGCCCTCGATACAGTGGCAGAGCGACTGAACGAGGTTCGCGAGGAACACGGCCCCGACGCCATCGCCTTTTACCTGTCCGGACAATTGCTCACCGAGGACTACTACGTGGCCAACAAGCTGGCCAAGGGCTTTCTGGGCACTGGCAATGTGGATACCAATTCCCGGCTCTGTATGTCATCTGCCGTCGCCAGCTATAAGCGGGCTTTTGGTGCCGATGCAGTGCCCTGCAGTTACGAAGACCTGGATCACTGCGATCTGCTGATTCTGGTTGGCTCCAACGCTGCCTGGACCCACCCGGTACTCTATCGCCGGATGGCCGCTGCCAAAAAACGAAATCCCACCATGCGGGTGGTGGTTATCGACCCACGCCGCACAGCCAGCTGTGATCTCGCCGACCTCCATTTGCCGATCAACCCCGGTGCCGATGGCTATTTATTTGCCGGTTTACTGGCGTGGTTACAGCAAACGGGGGCCAGCCGTTCTGAGTATATAGCGCAGCACACCGAAGGCTATAGGGAGGCACTGGAAGCCGCCAATGCCATCTCTTTTGCAGAAACGGCCCGTCTGGTCGGGCTTGAGACGGACGTACTGGAAACCTTTTACCAATGGTTCGCCGAAACGGATAAAACCATCACCTTCTACTCACAGGGGATCAACCAATCCTCTTCCGGCACTGACAAGGGCAATGCCATTATCAATTGCCACCTTGCCACCGGAAGAATCGGCAAGGTCGGCGCAGGCCCGTTCTCGATTACCGGTCAGCCCAATGCCATGGGTGGACGGGAAGTGGGCGGTCTGGCCAACCAGCTGGCTGCCCATATGGACTACAACCCCGGGGACTTGCGAACCGTGGCCGACTTTTGGGCTACCGACCAACTCTGCCAGCAGCCGGGCATGAAAGCAGTGGACCTGTTTGATGCCGTCGCCGACGGCAGGATCAAGGCAATCTGGATTATGGCGACCAATCCGGTGGTCAGCATGCCGGATGCCAATCGTGTCAGAGAGGCTCTGCAGCGCTGTGAAACCGTGATTGTCTCCGACTGCGTGGCAGCCACAGACACGACCGCCACCGCTGATATTTTGCTGCCAGCTACCGGTTGGGGGGAGAAAAACGGCACCGTCACAAACTCCGAGCGCCGCATCTCAAGACAGCGAGCACTGATAAAACCCGTGGGTGAAGCAAAGGACGACTGGTGGATCATGACCCAGGTCGCACAAAGGCTGGGGTTCTCGGAAGCGTTTCCCTATCAATCTGCCCGGGATGTGTTTGTTGAACATGCGGCACTAAGTGGCTTCAAAAACAACGGCAAGCGCATTTTCAATATCAGCGGCCTCAGCGAACTGTCTGAACAACAATACAATGATCTCTCACCCATCCAATGGCCCGTCACGGCTGAATCTCCCGCGGGAACAGCGCGCCTGTTCACTGAGGGCGGGTTCGTGACGGCATCCGGTAAAGCCCGGTTTATTGCCATTGCGCCCCGCCTGCCGGTTCAGTCCCTCAATGCTGCCTACCCGTACGCGCTCAATACCGGAAGAATCCGTGACCAGTGGCACACCATGACGCGCACCGCCCGCGCCCAACGATTGCTCAATCATATCGATGCGCCCTTTGTCCTGGTGCACCCCGAAACAGCCCATACAAATGAACTTCACGATGGAGATCTGGCAGAGGTGCGCACCGCACATGGAGCCGTCCGGGTCGGCGTGATGCTGGATGAAGGCATGGGGAAAAATCAGCTGTTTATGCCGATTCACTGGAATGACCAATTCGCCCGCCAGGCTCGCGTTTGCTCAGTGATTGCGCCATTGACCGACCCGGTGTCCGGGCAACCCGAATTCAAATTTACCCCCGCCGCACTGAAAAAAGTGGCGACACCGGTTTGGGCAATGGTGGTCAGCAGGGAGCCCCTGGAATGCGACGAATTCATCGATTGGTCAATGACGCCACTGACAGATAACAAGGGCTATTGCTACCGATTTGCTGCCACCGAGGGTTTCGACTGGCAAGCCTTTATCAGCCAGCAGGGCTTCACCGGCAACTGCGCCCAGTACGCCGATACCGAACATAGGGACGAGCGTTTTATCTGCTACGAGGGCGCATTGGTACAAATGGCCATCTTCAGTCATCACAGTCTGACACTGATGCCGGCAACAAGCTGGTTACAGGGATTACTCAGTCGGGAGATAACGTCCTCCCCGTGGCAATTGCTGGCGGGGATCGACATGAACCAGCCCGACCGGGGCAAATTGATATGCGCCTGCTTTGAGGTCGGCGAAAAACAGATCCTGGCAGCCATTGTCGATGGGGCAAATTCCACAAAGGCACTGGGAGAACAACTTAACTGCGGTACCAACTGTGGCTCCTGCATACCGGAGCTTAACAAACTGATTAACGAGACCCTGAACGTCGATGCCGCATAG